The window AACTCATTTATGTTGATTTTTAACAGATTagtaaaatactaaaatatataaataagctAAGTAATTAAGAAGGGTATCtaaattttaatcatttttttctATAGAATATACTTTGCTATTTTAGTCCCGGAGTTGACAGTGGAGAAAACAAAGGGCACAATAGTAAACCCAGAGAGTTGAAATAATTggaacatactccctccgtcccagtcaattgtatacgtttctttttcactgctcgacacgctttttaaggctcttataaaacatagttccacaacttatttttaagattttctttttttgtataaaaatataaatgttatacttttatacaaaaaaagaaaattttaaaaataatttacagaactatactatattgaagcattaaagtccgtgccgcgcccccgtcccccaatgcaGAGCGTGGTCCAAATACTGAAGCCAAGCTTTGTCGCATCCTCTGTTCTCGTCTCTCTCGTCCACTTACCTCTCCCGCCCATCTATCTCTCCGTCCATTCCAGAGAGATAAACTCACAAGCTTTCAACAAACATATACACACGCGTATACATACACAAACACTGGTGGGTCTCTGCTATTTTCACAGACAGGGCCGTTTGGGACTTTTTTGAGGCCCTGTGCGACTTTAAGAATGAGACCCTTccaaatgacaaaacaaaattttaaaatatttaaaataacatgatatcataaacaaaattagactgctacaactgaaaaattgtttttttaagtagttagacttaaataatggtaaaaataatggtaaaaattaaagagatattaatattatattatatttaaataatggtaaaaattaaagagacttaaattagtgtttaaataaaataatagtaaaaattaaagagatattaatattatattatatttgtcatGAGTATATCAAAAGATAGAAAGAAGTAGTAATAGATTGGGGCCCTAAATTTTCATGGGCCCTGTGCTGTTGCACTTGTTGCACTCCCTCAAAACCGGACCTGTTCACAGAACACCCTTAacgaatctctctctctctccctctcccgtGACTCTCTCTGCTCCAAACAAACCCTGTCTCTCCCCTGTTTCTTACAGTTTTTCACTGGCCTCTCTTGGTTCTCTCACTATTGGTTAATTCTCTCATGTAAGATATTTCTCACTCACTTATTGGATAAACCCCATCTCCTTATAAGTTTAAATCTCGGGCCTTGTGCATTTGCAATCACAAATTTATCCTCTTTTATATTATCTATACTTCTCTCTTTTCATTTCTAGTGATAGTGTACTTTCTTCTTTTAGGTCTAATGTTAGTACAGCTCTTTTCTGGCTATCTTTCTTGTTTCAAACGCctatttatatgtgtgtgattGATGAATTAAAGATTGATTTTTTTGGTTTTGGGATCTGAACTTGTAATTCCCTTTTGGGTTTTTTATAAGGTTCTGGTATCTTTTTATTCTACTTTACCAATACTAATTTATTCACCATTTTGTCTCTTATTTTTGTAGCATATTTTATTTGTGTGAccatcattttctttttataggTGCTAGTatttttttagggtttagggttttgtgCTATTTCCTTTATAGTTTGCTTACCATTTCAACACAATCCTACATACATCCTCGGAGGCTTTTATTATCATCTTCTGTTTGGCCTTTTTGGTGGCTGAAATTGAGCCAAGTCCTTGGGCCATTTATTGGGTCACTGTCCTTGCCAGTTCTTGTGATTCTGATTGgtacttttatatttattttctgaATCTTCTGTTGCATATAATTTTGTGAGCAGGGTAGTACTTGATTGAATAATCTTTAGCTCGATTCATTTTGTTCTGTTTTAAAGTTTGCTTCTTGATTTTGTATCTTGGATTTTCTTTCAAGTTTCAAGAGTCTTGTTTCGTATGAATTGACCTTGTACTCTTTGTTTGGTAGGCTTTGAAATGTCTTCTTGTTTGAGTGGAGGAGGCCGGACTTATGGGTTCGATCTTGATATTGTTAAATCGACATCTACTTCTAGTAGAACTTCACATTCGTCATCTCCGTCTTCTACACTCTCAGAATCAAGTAATTCCCCAATTACAATTTTACATCGAAAGCCTCGAACCCCTCGAAAGAGACCAAACCAAACCTACAATGAAGCAGCTCTGCTTCTATCGACAGCATACCCCAAAATATTCCCCACCAAACACCTCACAAAGCTTTGCAAATCTAGTAAATTATACAGCAGTTTTGTGGATGAGGCTCAAGAATTACTCCTACCCTTTCGAACTATAGACAATTCTGGTTTTTTACTCCATCAGCCAATCCTAGAAAAACGCATTCTTGGTCTTGTGCCCAAAGTTGTAGATTCTTGTGAAAGGGTGTGCCACAGTCCCCAAGATAGCGATTTGTGTGGGAATTCGTTGGAAATTTGTGATGAGCATCAAGATGATTTCGATGCAGAGTCGATACTGGATGAAGAAATTGAAGAAGGCATTGATAGCATCATGGGGAATCTAAGTGTGAACAATGATAGTGCAAGTGATGAGTCCACCAGTACTACTTGCATTGGTTATCCCCTGGGATTGGGATTTAGTGGTAATTTTGATTATGGTTTCGGAATGAGAGGGGGAGGAGTAAGGGCATTGAGGGATGCTGATGAATCAAATTGGTGGAGCTTTCCTGCAGTAGATGTGGCTGACATCACACCCAATTTTAAGAAAACACCATCAGCAGCAgcacaaaagaagaaaaagaaggttAAGAAAATTGTGGAATTGAAGTATTTAGATAGTCCTCCTGTCCATAATCCTGTTGCTGCTGAAGAAGAGCTACCGATGTTGAGCGGAGGGCCACGGCTGAAATTAAATTATGACAAAGTATCAGAAGCTTGGTCGGACCGGAGGTCCACAAGTGACATATATGTAGGTTTATCCACCAGTACTTCTTCCAGGAAATCTAGGTCCAAAAAAGTTCAAACTATCAGCATATAACTGTGCCCGTTATATTAGTTAGCTGCTATTTTTGTTCAGTGCACAACTGTGTATCAATGTATGTGCTTTACACTTGAGTATCAATAAAGTTGATTGGTCAGTTATTCAtctcaaattcaatctagtacACTGACATAGCTTCTATACTGATTCATACTATTCAACAGTTCTTAATATCTGAGTACTTATTTACAAATGATTATAAAAATAGGAATATAAATGTAATTAAGTCCCAGTCGTTGACTCTgtttttcaatataaaatcttataaattcTCCCGATTTAGGTATGCCtgtattatatactatatatgtgttgaacttCTGGGCCAGAATATGGAGTAAATGTAAGAGGTGAAGTAGATCCTAATGCTGGCATTTTTAATTTGGGTAATGGTCCACAAACATATATTCAGCTAAAATAATCGTTTGATGGTAAAAATTACAGAATGAGTGATTTTTTGCTAAAAAATACGATACTGCTCAGCATTTTCATCAAAAGTCTAGGATTAATGTCATCTCGCGGAAAAAAACATTGATAGTATGCTACATCACACGTACGGCAAGATCTGgacttttttaattttggttgGAACAGGCAGGGCTGGGTGAGGTGAGATAGATATGTTGTCAGAGGGGAGGATTGAGACATtgtaagtaaataatataagcTGCATTATTTGGTCAGCAAAGCCATTATATCTTTTCTTACATCatttaaaaaatctgaaaaaaaagtCAGTAAATTATTGGGATGTAGAAGTCAGATTATCCTCTTATAACTACTCATTGATGTCTGCAATGTTGCAGGGGCGTTCTGTTAGAAGCCGGACTCGAATTCTAGGAGTAAAATACCGAGAGCATTTTCTCTTTCGATTCATTCCATTGATTTTGTTATTGATCAGTAACAAAATCCGTGGAGTGTGAGATGTATGCAGTCCTTTTCCCGACATCTTATTTCATTGTGTTGTACCTGTACAGTAACGTTATACTTGCTGCATTATTAATGCTAGGGAAGATGAGACTAGTTGAGAACAGGAACGTGGATGAATGAATAATAATCATGAATAAAGTAGCCTGTCAATATGAAGTAATAaagaattatttttgatattctATCTtggtattatatatgttttctcTGTTAATTAATTCTCTCTTGTTTTCTAGTCCTTGGACGATCATTTTGGTGCTACTCTACTAATTTGGGAGGACATTCATGATAATTGATGCACTGCACTTTGTTAAGCAGGCATTACATGTCGTTTTTAATTACaaagacaattttttttaattccatTATATTCTATTAGATTAAAGTGTTTAGGATTTCTTTTTTAACCCTTTGAAAGAATTAATGACGAGGTCATATTCTGATCTAGGAAACTAGGATTGTTTTGtgcaataaaaacaaataagtaACTAGCGATGGAGAATTGTGCACCGGAGACGACCAGATatgcaaataaaattatatatgtagcaAATGAAACGAGTGTTGTGCACTTTACACGACTTAATACTAAATAAGTTGCAAGCAGAGGAAAAAAGAAGGAAAGGAATACTGATTAAAGCAATAGCTACTGTCAAAAACTTCTGGAAAACCATTTGTTACGGAATTGCAGGCCTGGCAAGTGATTCTGTTTGCTCACAAAAGCGACACCTTGCTTTTTGTTACTTGAATGATCTTTATAGTTCATCAACCCATAGTAATCAGTCTGAGCACTACACTGTTTGAGATTTTTCCGAAGAACAAAGGTGAATTAATCTGATAAATTAATGTTAAGTAATCTATCTGAAGTTTCACAGAATGATATTTTCATGACTAAATGATTATACAGTTACGTCATCTGAAGTGGATACTGGTATGTCATACTGTCCTGCGCTCAGGAACCTTGCCATTCGTATCAGTCGTTCTGAGACGCAAATTTGCAAATAATCACAACACATAATAGCAGTAAGAaagaaaatttgattttgaatgTAAATTATTGTAATAGAGGGTTAGACCAATAAGTTGTTACAAATTTATAGAACTTATACGTATCTTACACTAGTTTTGAGGGGCATCTTGCTCTGGTCGCCCCCTACTGCCTCCGTCTCGAGCTGAGCTCCTATCTCTACTGAAGTGATGGAAATTAAGATCcgttttacttttgatttatttCCAAAGTACAGAAGTTTGTGAGAATGAGAAAAAATTGATGGAAATTAAGATAcgttttacttttgatttatttCTTGAGAATAGAAGTTTGTgaggaaaataaaataaaatttgaatactGATGCATGCATGATGCTTGCATTACAACAGGTACGCAAAGCAGAGTTATTGAAGGGCTTGGACTGAGAACTTGGAGTTCTGAAGGATATCACTTTTTGATTGTGTTAATAATTTTCATCTTCTAAACTGTTTCTGGGCTCCTTATGCTTGAGTACTGCCTCTGTCTCTGCCCATTGACACATTAAACTTCATTCTTTAAGCCATTATATCGACATCCAGGAAGCATAACCAGaacttattttatttacatTATCTTCTTTTATCTTCCATATAATCTCATTTTCCTTGTATTAACATTTGCGGAGCTGCTAGAAAATAAGATTACTCTTTGATGACCATGGGACTCATATTTGCCCATGCAGTGATGCAGAGATGGAAGCCCTAGATATTTTGCTTGCGCAATGGCAGGTAAATGTTTTTTCAGTGGAAGATATCGCTATTCCCTAGTAGAATCTCAAAATGCACTCTCTTTCTGTGTTTATGTTACATATATGAACCATGCCACCCGTTAAGATTGTTACTTGGTGTATTTCAGCTGTCTTTAACAGTTAACGATGAAGTTTCAGTTTCAAAGCCTCACCAGGCCACCTGTCCAGAACATTTAACAGTAGATGCATTCTCATGTGTCATTGCTTTTGATGAAGAGGTCTGCATTTTTCAGATTATGAAGTTTTAGTACGAAATTGTTACCAATTGTCAAACCACTGCTTTCAGATCAAATGACATAGGAGTTGGTACTTGTCCCTGTGCAGCTGATTGCCTGATTGTCAAGAATAATGATCAGAAATGATTTGCTTTGAGGTAAACTTGTATGGACTAATCGGAAAGGATTGAACAAGCTAGTTGATACTTGATATTCAGCTATGCAGCAGAATATTGATGGAAAAGTAGTAGCATTTGAAAATAGTTCTTTATTATTTCGGAATTTCATCTGTTTATACAACAAAAGCTGATGCCATTATCTTAATTCGGTTAAATTatctttctaatatttttatttagccttgtaatctttatatatttgatagGCCAGTTATTTTTTAGCGATAAAACATTCTGCCTGGGATTTTAACCGGCTACTTAAGCCTACcacttaaatttttgtttttcgtCCAACTTCAACATTGAGTGCAGCTGTCGTTGAGATCAGCATTCTAATAATTTCTATATAATGCTGTAGTCTTCCTAAGTGCTAGTGATTATAGTATTACCTTTCAGGTTTCGTGTCTTATAGTAGATTTTAATAAGAAGATTAAATGTTTGATAGCgcatactttttaaaaaatcttaACAATCtaaagggacagagggagtagcttTTAATAAGAAGATTAAATGTTTGATAGCATGTTCTGCGTAATTCTGCAGCATCCGCTTCATTTATCAGTGCTTCAGGATTTGTCATATGAGATTGATGTAGGATTTCTAATGCTGATAATGTATACGACATCTAAAACTAATTATGTTGATAAGCAGCAATCATTTCTGTAAGCATTTCTTAATTTGCATATAATAGATAGAATCCGAATCGagttcctttttctttttcctttttctgaAATGGAAGAGCTgctagataatatttttttgaaaatatcagcGCTCAAGTAATCCAGTTAAGAGAAGAACTTGGCCACTAGTTTTGTCAAATCATTTATCTTTAGTTTTTTCGAGAATGTAGACGAGTATCAAAAAATTCTTGAAAGCAACTTATCTTCCTGGCAAAAAAATACGAGCTTAGTCACCGAGCGAGTCGCTAAGAATATGGTTAAAAATTCCAAATTCGTGAAGCGAGTTGCTAAGAATATGGTTAAAATATTCCGAATACGAGCTTTGGTGAATTTCAGCGGACAGGAAACCTCACAAATAATattgcaaatttttttcaaCAGAACTGTGCTAGTTGAGAATGAACAGAGTGAACAGGTTTCCTGAAACACTGATTTTCCAAGGTGACACAGCACGCTAGTATAATCTCTTTGGCCTTATGAACAATAAATTATTGTTAGAAATCTCAATTCTCAAAGTAGTATATGGTCTgatgtatttaaaaattaaaatatcttaTCACTTTTaactgaaaaataataaaaataagttataaaaaatCAGGAGAGAGAAGTTGTTTGGTTTTGGGCCTATAAAGGcttatttttttgagtttgttaGGACTCTGGCTTTAAAACTAGCTCATATAACTCTCCATTTTCTCAAATTCTTGATTCTACCTTTATTTCAAGATCGCTCTGGTATAAAAATCTTTATTTTCTTGATTCTTGTATCTTGGTTATATGTATgactgtgtgtatatatatgtttttatgtgTGTATTTTTAGATTCTTGAATTGTTATATGTTGACAATTGATATTTAGCATTTGTTGTTGATATTTGTGCAGTCATTGTTGCTCTTGATTGTAATAGAAATTGGGTTTGAAAGTTTAATCTTTGTTGAATGTATTGAGAAAATTAATCATATGTGCTGGTACTGTAAGCCCTAATTCTGTAGAAATTGGATGTTCCTTTGTTTtacagaattcaagaataagACCCATTCTGTTAATAGTTGCACAACATTGTATTTGTCAATCAGAAACATGTTTGATAAGATATTCGCAACAATTATAAGTTCGAAGTAGTGGCTAGAAAAGTAGACCACGAAGCGGAAGAGGATTCGGGGCAATCATAGATGAGGGCTATGAGGCTGTGTCTCTGTATCtgtaaattagggttttggttCATAGACTTCACACTCACACATATTAAATGTGAAACCAACATCATGAAATCTTGAGTTGATATCTGAATTGAGACCACTGGAcggaaaatgaattttaaatttggaGAGAACTTTTAGGGATTCATAATCTAGATGTAATATAGAATAGTtttttgactctctttttcaaGGTGCCAAACTTTATCACCTATCGGATGTAACATAGAAATGGAACATCGAGCTTGAATTTCCTCATCATCTGATATTTTATATGCATGTGTAATTTAACTGGGCAGCATCAATACGTGTGGCTGCGTAACAAAGTTAAGATTTGCTTCTATGTCCTTTTAAGCCGAGTGTTAAGAAAGTTAATTCATTTGCTTTATTCTGGAGTACAAACAAAATCATAGCACTTCAATTATTGATATGAAGATGTTGAAACACAATTCTATTCTTTTAGTTCCATTGAAGTTGCTGAGTTTCTTCTATCTTCTTGTGGTGAAGAGCTTTATGTGATAAGAAACCCAAGGTGATCATAGAGGAGTTCTTCCAGTCTTTTAGATGCAGAGAGGAAAGATTGCTATGATGCATGCTCCATGAATTTCGCCAACACTTACCAACATATGACCGTGGGCAATATGTCTGAGAATTATACACCTTCTATTATGTACCAGAGAAGGAAGCAGCTAGGAGACTCTGATACTGTATCACCTTTCCAAGTGCCAGTTGCCAGTACTTCCCAAAATTCAATCGGTAATATGTCCAATAATTCTTCACCTACTATATATCATCGAAATAAACAAGGGGAACAACTAAGAGACTCTGATACTGTATTCTCCTTCCAAACATCCACGAAAGCAAATCCAACCGTTAGTACTTCTCAACATTCAAACTTGGGCAATATGTCCAAGAA of the Daucus carota subsp. sativus chromosome 4, DH1 v3.0, whole genome shotgun sequence genome contains:
- the LOC108215987 gene encoding protein CHLOROPLAST IMPORT APPARATUS 2, which translates into the protein MSSCLSGGGRTYGFDLDIVKSTSTSSRTSHSSSPSSTLSESSNSPITILHRKPRTPRKRPNQTYNEAALLLSTAYPKIFPTKHLTKLCKSSKLYSSFVDEAQELLLPFRTIDNSGFLLHQPILEKRILGLVPKVVDSCERVCHSPQDSDLCGNSLEICDEHQDDFDAESILDEEIEEGIDSIMGNLSVNNDSASDESTSTTCIGYPLGLGFSGNFDYGFGMRGGGVRALRDADESNWWSFPAVDVADITPNFKKTPSAAAQKKKKKVKKIVELKYLDSPPVHNPVAAEEELPMLSGGPRLKLNYDKVSEAWSDRRSTSDIYVGLSTSTSSRKSRSKKVQTISI